A single genomic interval of Nonomuraea rubra harbors:
- a CDS encoding SigE family RNA polymerase sigma factor — MAEGRGEQEFTRFVQQTRPALRRIAFALSDDWHEADDLVQRTLMTIFLRWRELDRRDTMAPYARRVMTRLLISDRRSSRWTREVLFGVPPEAGAARDPYVPVSQRMVLRDALARLGPRQRATIFLRFWEDRSVEETARVLGNESSTVRSQTVRALNTLRDALDASST, encoded by the coding sequence ATGGCCGAAGGGCGGGGCGAACAAGAATTCACGCGCTTCGTCCAGCAGACCAGGCCCGCGCTGAGGCGGATCGCCTTCGCGCTGTCGGACGACTGGCACGAGGCGGACGACCTGGTCCAGCGGACACTCATGACGATCTTCCTGCGCTGGCGGGAGCTCGACCGGCGGGACACGATGGCGCCCTACGCGCGCCGCGTCATGACGCGGCTGCTCATCAGCGACCGCAGGTCGTCGCGTTGGACCAGGGAAGTCCTCTTCGGCGTGCCGCCGGAGGCCGGCGCCGCCCGCGACCCGTACGTCCCCGTGAGCCAGCGCATGGTGCTGAGGGACGCGCTGGCCAGGCTCGGCCCCCGGCAGCGCGCCACGATCTTCCTCCGCTTCTGGGAGGACCGCAGCGTGGAGGAGACCGCGCGGGTCCTGGGCAACGAGTCATCCACGGTACGCAGCCAGACCGTCCGCGCGCTGAACACCCTGAGGGACGCGCTGGACGCCTCATCCACCTAA
- a CDS encoding DUF5987 family protein produces the protein MSAELPADHETRVVTTLEAFADTIIPGAKRSGQDRAVAGASPTGGAVAAGAMELIHWDATGISQSLGDYARALNDHAREHAGQHGLDLDGDVPPFVALTFEQRTDLVRVLTAPGHPDKPLWVLLSLFCYMAYDSAAHTGTAAALAAGHPGLTSMRLARPGADGLWRFPSFSYGRQLADLHPGTTDTGSPE, from the coding sequence ATGAGCGCAGAGCTCCCCGCGGACCACGAGACGAGGGTCGTCACCACGCTCGAGGCGTTCGCCGACACGATCATCCCCGGCGCCAAGCGGTCCGGCCAGGACAGGGCGGTGGCTGGCGCCAGCCCCACCGGCGGCGCGGTGGCCGCGGGCGCGATGGAGCTGATCCACTGGGACGCCACCGGCATCAGCCAGAGCCTCGGCGACTACGCCCGCGCGCTGAACGACCACGCCCGCGAGCACGCCGGGCAGCACGGGCTCGACCTCGACGGCGACGTCCCGCCGTTCGTGGCGCTGACCTTCGAGCAGCGCACCGACCTGGTCCGCGTGCTCACCGCGCCCGGCCATCCCGACAAGCCGCTGTGGGTGCTGCTGTCCCTGTTCTGCTACATGGCCTACGACTCGGCCGCGCACACCGGCACCGCCGCCGCGCTCGCCGCCGGGCATCCCGGCCTGACCTCGATGCGCCTGGCCCGCCCGGGCGCCGACGGCCTGTGGCGCTTCCCCTCCTTCTCGTACGGCAGGCAGCTCGCCGACCTCCACCCCGGCACCACCGACACAGGGAGTCCCGAATGA
- a CDS encoding FAD-dependent oxidoreductase, whose product MNSVERTDVLVVGTGFGGAITAYHLAAGGADVVMLERGPWLTAGEYDHDFKLGSSYTRIFDFTVGDGMSVLGGNCVGGGSVVYFAAMPRAPRFVFERRGGINRRMWPSSISRDTLDPWYDRVAESIAITRQGWDDVSYSGGLWAAACRHAGRTANPVPAAVDTAACTNCNWMMAGCRFDAKQSLLLNYLPAALAHGAKIRPLHEVQSIAKSPDGGYRVHYQLVDAEDYRITAGEGRIDAKVVVLAAGAAATPVILQRSAAALGPMPHAVGRYFSGNGERLNTAVLNEERVREVLGLELDPAAFQIGKGPTVANWDRLDGSLPEYTRFSLEQLYFPPGLGTILAMPGGPDPRWFGLDKKEMLSHWQKWLIIFQMIEDDNEGVFGPPPARGNADRVSQQMLGLGTLSYKPTLNTQAAWAMADAECKDILERDGLATVTAWTNDLVGAYTVHPLASCRIGDDPHTSALDDRHELRGHPGIFVTDGSAVPGALTVNPAMTISALAERAVPAIVRAARERGVDVSYGAPAPDGSTSGRRGTAPLVPALGG is encoded by the coding sequence ATGAACAGCGTGGAGCGCACCGACGTGCTCGTGGTCGGCACCGGCTTCGGCGGCGCGATCACCGCCTACCACCTGGCGGCGGGCGGGGCCGACGTGGTCATGCTGGAGCGCGGCCCGTGGCTGACCGCCGGCGAGTACGACCACGACTTCAAGCTCGGCTCGTCCTACACGCGCATCTTCGACTTCACCGTCGGCGACGGCATGAGCGTGCTCGGCGGCAACTGCGTGGGCGGCGGCAGCGTCGTCTACTTCGCCGCTATGCCGCGGGCGCCCCGCTTCGTGTTCGAGCGCCGGGGCGGCATCAACCGGCGCATGTGGCCGTCGTCGATCAGCCGCGACACGCTCGACCCCTGGTACGACCGCGTGGCCGAGTCGATCGCGATCACCCGGCAGGGCTGGGACGACGTGTCGTACTCCGGCGGGCTCTGGGCCGCGGCCTGCCGCCACGCCGGCCGCACCGCCAACCCCGTGCCCGCCGCCGTGGACACCGCCGCCTGCACCAACTGCAACTGGATGATGGCCGGCTGCCGCTTCGACGCCAAGCAGTCGCTGCTGCTGAACTACCTGCCGGCCGCGCTCGCGCACGGCGCGAAGATCAGGCCGCTGCACGAGGTGCAGAGCATCGCCAAGAGCCCCGACGGCGGCTACCGCGTGCACTACCAGCTCGTCGACGCCGAGGACTACCGGATCACGGCCGGCGAGGGCCGCATCGACGCCAAGGTGGTCGTGCTCGCGGCGGGCGCCGCGGCCACGCCGGTCATCCTGCAGCGCAGCGCCGCCGCGCTCGGCCCGATGCCGCACGCCGTGGGCCGCTACTTCTCCGGCAACGGCGAGCGGCTCAACACCGCGGTGCTGAACGAGGAGCGGGTACGCGAGGTGCTCGGGCTGGAGCTGGACCCGGCGGCGTTCCAGATCGGCAAGGGCCCCACGGTCGCCAACTGGGACCGGCTCGACGGCTCGCTGCCCGAATACACCCGCTTCTCGCTGGAGCAGCTCTACTTCCCGCCCGGGCTCGGCACGATCCTCGCCATGCCCGGCGGCCCCGACCCGCGCTGGTTCGGCCTGGACAAGAAGGAGATGCTGAGCCACTGGCAGAAGTGGCTGATCATCTTCCAGATGATCGAGGACGACAACGAGGGCGTGTTCGGCCCGCCGCCCGCGCGCGGCAACGCCGACCGGGTCTCGCAGCAGATGCTCGGCCTCGGCACGCTCAGCTACAAGCCGACGCTCAACACGCAGGCCGCGTGGGCGATGGCCGACGCCGAGTGCAAGGACATCCTGGAGCGCGACGGCCTGGCCACCGTGACGGCGTGGACGAACGACCTGGTCGGCGCGTACACCGTGCACCCGCTGGCCTCGTGCCGCATCGGCGACGACCCGCACACCTCCGCCCTCGACGACCGGCACGAGCTGCGCGGTCACCCGGGCATCTTCGTCACCGACGGCTCCGCCGTGCCCGGCGCGCTGACGGTGAACCCGGCCATGACCATCTCCGCGCTCGCCGAGCGCGCCGTGCCCGCGATCGTCCGGGCGGCCCGGGAGCGCGGGGTCGACGTCTCGTACGGCGCGCCCGCCCCCGACGGCTCCACCAGCGGCCGTCGCGGCACCGCGCCGCTGGTGCCCGCCCTGGGAGGGTGA
- a CDS encoding carboxymuconolactone decarboxylase family protein, translated as MLALVTARGALAQVRHVSPVPPRSARGLVARVYGQLVRDFGMAAPPVLLHSPAPEVLAACWMMLRESLLCGGAVARVVKEAVATGVSAANACPYCVDVHDATLRGLPGHDDPRLAPVAAWARTTAGEQAAPGPPPASQARLSAVGEWPPSGAGLVAVGERSAAPEAELIAVAVTFHYLNRMVAVFLGDSPLPPEVPARARGPALRAFGRLMRPAARRTPPAGASLPLLPAAPLPPDLAWAGSGPQAEAFARASAAIEAGGRRSVPGPVRDLLTERLASWTGGPPPGPSGRAGVPSRAWAAEATAALPDALRPPATLALLIALAPYQVDDGVVEACRRTGQDDRSLIELTAWASLSAARRVGGRLPAPPPVNVPSVERTDP; from the coding sequence ATGCTCGCCCTGGTGACGGCGCGCGGCGCGCTCGCCCAGGTGCGCCACGTCTCCCCGGTGCCACCACGCTCGGCACGCGGGCTGGTGGCGCGGGTGTACGGGCAGCTCGTACGGGACTTCGGCATGGCCGCCCCGCCGGTGCTGCTGCACTCGCCCGCGCCCGAGGTGCTGGCGGCGTGCTGGATGATGCTGCGCGAGTCGCTGCTGTGCGGGGGCGCGGTCGCGCGGGTCGTCAAGGAGGCCGTGGCGACCGGGGTTTCGGCCGCCAACGCCTGCCCGTACTGCGTGGACGTCCACGACGCGACGCTGCGCGGCCTGCCCGGACACGACGACCCCCGGCTCGCGCCCGTAGCGGCCTGGGCCCGCACCACGGCCGGGGAACAAGCGGCACCGGGGCCCCCACCGGCGTCGCAGGCCCGGCTGTCTGCGGTGGGGGAGTGGCCGCCATCGGGGGCCGGGCTCGTGGCGGTGGGAGAGCGGTCAGCGGCGCCGGAGGCCGAGCTCATCGCGGTGGCGGTCACCTTCCACTACCTCAACAGGATGGTGGCGGTGTTCCTCGGGGACTCGCCGCTGCCTCCCGAGGTGCCCGCCCGCGCGCGCGGCCCCGCCCTGCGCGCCTTCGGCCGCCTCATGCGCCCGGCCGCGCGCAGGACGCCGCCGGCCGGCGCCTCGCTGCCGCTGCTGCCCGCCGCCCCCCTGCCGCCGGACCTGGCGTGGGCGGGCAGCGGCCCGCAAGCCGAGGCGTTCGCCAGGGCGTCGGCCGCCATCGAGGCAGGCGGCCGGCGCTCGGTCCCCGGCCCGGTACGCGACCTGCTGACGGAACGGCTGGCGTCCTGGACGGGCGGCCCGCCCCCGGGCCCCTCGGGCCGCGCGGGGGTGCCGAGCAGGGCCTGGGCCGCTGAGGCGACGGCGGCGCTGCCGGACGCCCTGCGCCCGCCCGCGACGCTGGCCCTGCTGATCGCGCTCGCCCCCTACCAGGTGGACGACGGCGTCGTCGAGGCCTGCCGGAGGACCGGCCAGGACGACCGCTCGCTCATCGAACTCACCGCGTGGGCGAGCCTGTCAGCCGCGCGCCGCGTCGGCGGCAGGCTCCCCGCGCCTCCTCCAGTCAACGTCCCATCGGTGGAAAGGACAGACCCGTGA
- a CDS encoding TIGR03084 family metal-binding protein, with protein MSELDAVLGDLASDGNQLDSLVAGLEPAQWQLPTPAPGWTIADQIAHLTFVFRLAATAATDAEAFQDMTKDAQHNFDGAVNAALKAFADDTPATLLAKWRAQRTAAVTGLASVPPDRAVPWLVNPLPPIVLACAGIMEQFAHGQDIADTLGVPLQRGASLQHLVVFAVLTKDFGYLSRGLTPPAAEFRFEITGPGGELWAYGPEDADQRVSGLAEDFCLLVTRRRHRADVAVTAVGEEADRWLDIAQAYRGPAGAGRRPGQFPRRSAA; from the coding sequence GTGAGCGAACTCGACGCCGTGCTCGGCGACCTGGCTTCGGACGGCAACCAGCTCGACAGCCTGGTGGCGGGCCTCGAACCGGCCCAGTGGCAACTCCCCACACCCGCGCCCGGCTGGACGATCGCCGACCAGATCGCGCACCTGACGTTCGTGTTCCGGCTGGCCGCCACGGCGGCGACGGACGCCGAGGCGTTCCAGGACATGACCAAGGACGCGCAGCACAACTTCGACGGCGCGGTGAACGCCGCGCTCAAGGCCTTCGCCGATGACACGCCCGCCACCCTGCTGGCCAAGTGGCGCGCCCAGCGCACGGCCGCGGTCACCGGCCTGGCCTCGGTGCCGCCGGACCGTGCCGTGCCGTGGCTGGTCAACCCGCTGCCGCCGATCGTGCTCGCCTGCGCGGGCATCATGGAGCAGTTCGCGCACGGGCAGGACATCGCCGACACGCTCGGCGTGCCGCTCCAGCGCGGCGCCAGCCTGCAGCACCTGGTGGTGTTCGCCGTGCTCACCAAGGACTTCGGTTACCTGTCGCGCGGCCTGACCCCGCCGGCCGCCGAGTTCCGCTTCGAGATCACCGGCCCCGGCGGGGAGCTGTGGGCGTACGGGCCGGAGGACGCCGACCAGCGGGTCAGCGGGCTCGCCGAGGACTTCTGCCTGCTGGTGACCAGGCGCAGGCACCGCGCCGACGTCGCGGTCACCGCGGTGGGCGAGGAGGCCGACCGGTGGCTGGACATCGCCCAGGCCTACCGCGGCCCCGCGGGCGCCGGGCGCCGTCCCGGCCAGTTCCCGCGCAGGAGCGCGGCCTGA
- a CDS encoding EF-hand domain-containing protein: MPDLDDPTATFKVFDGDADGYITREEFVRAMNSRGEEVTAAELDSIFKVSDEHDGDVDGRISFAEFLVAWNK; encoded by the coding sequence ATGCCGGATCTTGACGACCCGACCGCCACGTTCAAGGTGTTCGACGGCGACGCCGACGGATACATCACGCGCGAGGAGTTCGTGCGCGCCATGAACTCGCGCGGCGAGGAGGTCACCGCGGCCGAGCTCGACTCGATCTTCAAGGTGTCCGACGAGCACGACGGCGACGTGGACGGGCGCATCTCGTTCGCGGAGTTCCTGGTGGCGTGGAACAAGTGA
- a CDS encoding benzoate-CoA ligase family protein — MDSFNIATRFLGAGRADATALITRAGPISYGELRALAGQAGNALRALGVRRGDRVLIAAGDGPEFVATWYGAQQIGAITAEVYTYLRPKDYRYFVGYTRPKVILADPAVLDNLRAAGASDLLVTGYPRGGLRAGEHHFDTLVGAQSDRLDPVHVAPEDPAIWKFTTGSTGAPRACVLPARSPHRSFEWYARGVLGLREDDVVLPVPKLFFGYARDLAALFPFGAGAAGVVFPERSRAETIFELIAEHRPTILVNVPTMMSAMLAHPDAAGQDLSCLRLCTSAGEPLPPELHRRWLDTFGVEVVDGIGSSEAYHIYLSNRPGRVRPGTLGELVPGYRARVVDEGGAEVPDGEVGRLEITGDTVAAEYWQEPVKSARTFVRERTVLSGDLVSRDADGFYRFHGRADDLLKVGGVWIAPSEIENCLLTHHAVRECVVVGEQAGGLSRPRAYVVATSPVSAEELKAYVRGRLAPHKYPREITLVPSLPQTANGKVDRRALAA, encoded by the coding sequence ATGGACTCCTTCAACATCGCCACGCGGTTCCTCGGCGCAGGCCGGGCGGACGCCACCGCGCTCATCACCCGTGCGGGCCCGATCAGCTACGGCGAGCTGCGGGCCCTGGCCGGCCAGGCCGGCAACGCGCTGCGCGCGCTCGGCGTGCGCCGCGGCGACCGTGTCCTCATCGCGGCCGGCGACGGCCCCGAGTTCGTCGCCACCTGGTACGGCGCGCAGCAGATCGGCGCGATCACCGCCGAGGTCTACACCTACCTGCGGCCCAAGGACTACCGCTACTTCGTCGGCTACACCAGGCCCAAGGTCATCCTCGCCGACCCCGCCGTCCTGGACAACCTGCGCGCCGCGGGCGCGAGCGACCTGCTGGTGACGGGATACCCGCGTGGCGGGCTGCGCGCCGGCGAGCACCACTTCGACACGCTCGTCGGCGCCCAGTCCGACAGACTCGACCCCGTGCACGTGGCGCCGGAGGACCCGGCGATCTGGAAGTTCACCACCGGCAGCACGGGCGCGCCGCGCGCCTGCGTGCTGCCCGCGCGCAGCCCGCACCGCAGCTTCGAGTGGTACGCGCGCGGCGTGCTGGGCCTCCGCGAGGACGACGTCGTGCTGCCGGTGCCGAAGCTGTTCTTCGGCTACGCCCGGGACCTGGCCGCGCTGTTCCCGTTCGGCGCCGGCGCGGCGGGCGTGGTCTTCCCCGAGCGGAGCCGGGCCGAGACCATCTTCGAGCTGATCGCCGAGCACCGCCCGACGATCCTGGTGAACGTGCCCACCATGATGAGCGCGATGCTGGCCCACCCCGACGCCGCCGGGCAGGACCTGAGCTGCCTGCGCCTGTGCACGTCCGCGGGCGAGCCGCTGCCTCCCGAGCTGCACCGGCGCTGGCTGGACACGTTCGGCGTCGAGGTGGTCGACGGGATCGGCTCGTCGGAGGCGTACCACATCTACCTGTCGAACCGGCCCGGGCGGGTGCGGCCCGGCACGCTGGGCGAGCTGGTGCCCGGGTACCGCGCCAGGGTCGTGGACGAGGGCGGTGCGGAGGTCCCCGACGGGGAGGTCGGCCGGCTGGAGATCACCGGTGACACGGTGGCGGCGGAGTACTGGCAGGAGCCGGTCAAGTCGGCGCGCACGTTCGTCCGCGAGCGCACCGTCCTGTCCGGCGACCTGGTCAGCAGGGACGCCGACGGGTTCTACCGCTTCCACGGCAGGGCCGACGACCTGCTGAAGGTGGGCGGGGTGTGGATCGCGCCGTCGGAGATCGAGAACTGCCTGCTGACGCATCACGCGGTGCGCGAGTGCGTGGTGGTCGGCGAGCAGGCGGGCGGCCTGAGCAGGCCGCGCGCGTACGTGGTCGCCACCTCGCCGGTGTCGGCGGAGGAGCTGAAGGCGTACGTGCGGGGCAGGCTGGCGCCGCACAAGTACCCCAGGGAGATCACCCTCGTCCCCAGCCTGCCGCAGACCGCCAACGGCAAGGTCGATCGCCGCGCGCTCGCCGCCTAG